Proteins encoded together in one Alkalihalobacillus sp. TS-13 window:
- a CDS encoding ATP-binding cassette domain-containing protein, with protein MDSMIHVENLTKEFKSYSSRSGLKGAFRDLLTRNYKIHRAVDSISLDVKPGEMIGYIGENGAGKSTTIKMLTGILTPTSGEVMINGMNPHKEREKFVKTIGVVFGQRSQLWWDIAVQESFRLLKKVYNVSDEDYRNHMGMVIDALDIGPLLDKPVRKLSLGQRMRCELAAALIHNPPLLFLDEPTIGLDVLVKLKIREFLKEMNKKYNTTVMLTTHDLSDIEALCERVVMLDEGKIIYDGALNQLKTSWGEGKQIQFHFKTPKTRDELITATGQQLVVWEPGDNENSWTANVTNDEDIISQVIGDVVANHQILDLKILETSTEEIIRNIYEEGIIHG; from the coding sequence ATGGATTCAATGATACATGTTGAAAATTTGACGAAGGAATTCAAATCATATTCTAGTAGATCTGGTCTGAAGGGTGCATTCCGCGACCTTTTGACGAGAAATTATAAAATTCATCGGGCGGTCGATTCGATCTCACTTGATGTGAAACCGGGTGAAATGATCGGCTATATCGGGGAGAATGGAGCGGGTAAGTCAACGACGATCAAGATGCTTACCGGTATCCTCACGCCAACGTCCGGCGAAGTAATGATCAATGGAATGAATCCGCATAAAGAACGGGAGAAGTTCGTAAAAACGATTGGTGTCGTATTCGGACAGCGTTCCCAGCTCTGGTGGGATATTGCTGTGCAAGAGTCCTTCCGACTGCTTAAAAAGGTATACAACGTCTCAGATGAGGATTACCGCAACCATATGGGGATGGTAATTGATGCGCTTGATATCGGACCATTGCTCGACAAGCCTGTACGTAAACTTTCACTCGGGCAACGGATGCGGTGTGAATTGGCTGCAGCGCTTATCCACAATCCGCCGCTTCTTTTCTTAGATGAACCGACAATCGGTCTCGATGTGCTCGTAAAGCTGAAGATCCGTGAGTTCCTTAAAGAGATGAACAAAAAATACAACACGACAGTTATGCTGACAACGCACGATTTGTCTGATATCGAAGCTCTCTGTGAACGGGTCGTCATGTTGGATGAGGGGAAAATCATTTATGATGGCGCGCTTAATCAGCTGAAAACAAGCTGGGGAGAAGGGAAACAGATCCAGTTCCACTTTAAAACTCCAAAAACGAGAGATGAACTGATCACTGCTACTGGCCAACAGCTTGTCGTTTGGGAACCTGGGGATAACGAAAACAGCTGGACAGCGAATGTGACGAACGATGAAGATATCATTTCACAAGTCATCGGTGACGTTGTAGCCAACCATCAAATTCTCGACCTGAAGATCCTGGAGACTTCAACTGAAGAGATCATCCGCAATATATACGAAGAGGGCATCATCCATGGGTAA
- a CDS encoding ABC transporter permease, which translates to MSHLSIFVQYVGQYMKTRLTYRSDMVVEILSDLLFQAVNLIFILVVFGHTKLLSGWSKDEIIFIYGFFLVPFALFSTFFNIWDFNERYIVKGELDRILTRPIHSLFQVILERMELESIFGVITGLAVMFYAGSNLGMTIAWYDPFLFLLFVIGGALVYAGIFISLATISFWSDSRTDIMPMMYNIGNFGRYPVDIYNQIIRYVLTWILPFAFVGVYPAAFFLDKTEWYGYAYLTPVMGIVFFTLAIFLWNIGVTKYRGAGS; encoded by the coding sequence ATGTCTCATCTTTCAATTTTTGTCCAATATGTAGGCCAATACATGAAAACGAGGCTCACGTACCGTTCAGATATGGTAGTGGAAATCCTGTCTGACTTGCTTTTCCAGGCGGTTAACCTGATTTTCATACTAGTCGTCTTCGGTCATACCAAGTTATTGAGCGGCTGGAGTAAGGACGAAATCATCTTTATTTATGGTTTCTTCTTAGTTCCTTTCGCGCTTTTCTCAACCTTTTTCAACATTTGGGACTTTAATGAGCGTTATATCGTAAAAGGTGAGCTTGATCGTATCCTGACGAGGCCGATCCATAGTCTGTTCCAGGTAATTCTTGAACGTATGGAACTGGAATCGATATTCGGTGTCATCACGGGTCTTGCTGTCATGTTTTATGCAGGGAGCAATCTTGGAATGACGATTGCATGGTACGACCCGTTTTTATTCCTGTTATTCGTTATTGGAGGCGCACTCGTTTATGCAGGCATCTTCATCAGCCTGGCAACGATCAGCTTCTGGTCTGACAGCCGTACGGATATCATGCCGATGATGTACAACATCGGAAACTTCGGTCGGTATCCGGTTGATATTTATAATCAGATCATCCGCTATGTGCTTACTTGGATTTTGCCATTTGCGTTTGTCGGGGTTTATCCTGCTGCATTTTTTCTCGATAAAACAGAATGGTACGGATACGCGTATTTGACGCCTGTCATGGGTATTGTCTTTTTCACTTTGGCCATTTTCCTATGGAACATCGGGGTTACAAAATACCGGGGAGCGGGAAGTTAA
- a CDS encoding ABC transporter permease yields MAELARNENPIEPKQQEEKPASPWRDAWKSFRKNKMALLGLGLVSFFVLMAVFAPLIAPEGINDQKLSSDNYAKLEAPSSDYWLGTDDFGRDILSRTIYGARISLTVGFFAVMGSIIVGSILGIIAGYYGRWVDTIISRLFDIMLAFPSILLAIAIVAVLGPSLRNALIAIAIINVPNFGRLVRSKVLSIKEEEYIAAAKAVGMKDSRILFQHILPNSTAPIIVQGTLLIATAIIETAALGFLGLGAQAPTPEWGTMLADSRSYITNAPWTMIFPGLAIMLTVLGFNLMGDGLRDALDPKMKS; encoded by the coding sequence ATGGCGGAACTAGCACGTAACGAAAATCCGATAGAGCCAAAGCAGCAAGAAGAAAAGCCTGCTTCGCCATGGAGAGATGCCTGGAAGAGCTTTCGCAAAAACAAAATGGCGCTTTTGGGGTTGGGCCTTGTCAGTTTCTTTGTGCTCATGGCAGTTTTTGCGCCACTTATCGCCCCTGAGGGAATAAATGACCAAAAGCTTTCATCAGACAATTATGCAAAGCTCGAAGCACCTTCTTCGGATTATTGGTTAGGGACAGATGATTTTGGGCGGGATATCTTAAGCAGGACGATTTATGGCGCCCGAATCTCACTCACAGTAGGCTTTTTCGCTGTTATGGGTTCCATCATAGTTGGGTCCATTTTAGGGATCATAGCCGGTTATTATGGTAGATGGGTTGACACCATCATCTCCAGACTCTTTGATATCATGCTTGCTTTTCCAAGTATCTTACTGGCGATCGCAATCGTTGCTGTTTTAGGTCCTTCCTTAAGGAATGCCCTGATCGCGATTGCCATCATTAACGTACCGAACTTCGGAAGATTGGTACGTTCAAAAGTATTAAGTATCAAGGAAGAAGAGTATATCGCTGCTGCTAAAGCTGTCGGTATGAAAGATTCAAGGATATTGTTTCAGCACATTTTGCCGAACAGCACAGCACCGATCATCGTACAAGGTACATTATTGATTGCAACTGCAATCATCGAGACAGCGGCACTTGGTTTCCTGGGATTAGGAGCACAAGCACCTACACCAGAATGGGGTACCATGCTTGCAGATTCACGCTCTTATATAACAAATGCTCCATGGACGATGATATTCCCTGGTCTCGCAATCATGCTTACTGTATTAGGATTCAACCTTATGGGTGATGGATTGCGTGATGCATTGGATCCAAAAATGAAAAGTTAA
- the bcp gene encoding thioredoxin-dependent thiol peroxidase — MSVKTGEKAPDFTLEANNGEKVSLSDFKGKNVVLYFYPKDMTPGCTTEACDFRDHHSEFSDQNTVILGVSPDPVDRHKKFIEKHDLPFLLLADEDNKVAELYDVWQLKKNFGKEYMGIVRSTFIIDKDGELVKEWRKVKVKDHVTEALEYIKENL, encoded by the coding sequence ATGTCTGTCAAAACAGGAGAAAAAGCACCGGATTTTACTTTAGAAGCGAATAATGGCGAGAAGGTCAGCCTCTCAGATTTCAAAGGCAAAAATGTCGTATTATATTTCTATCCGAAAGACATGACACCAGGATGTACAACGGAAGCTTGCGATTTCAGGGACCATCACAGTGAGTTCAGTGATCAGAACACGGTGATCCTCGGTGTGAGCCCGGACCCAGTCGACCGCCATAAGAAATTCATCGAAAAGCATGATCTCCCATTCTTATTGCTTGCGGATGAAGACAACAAAGTGGCTGAACTTTATGATGTATGGCAATTGAAAAAGAACTTCGGGAAAGAATACATGGGCATTGTCCGTTCCACGTTCATCATCGATAAGGACGGCGAGCTTGTGAAAGAGTGGCGTAAAGTAAAAGTGAAGGATCATGTAACAGAAGCACTCGAATATATAAAAGAAAATCTTTAA
- a CDS encoding potassium channel family protein, which translates to MDLLIVVFVFVSVFIIVQKSLVSFFRHPRHLHKKSRKFISFDDLMALFIVYSIIILGFGAIYFSLLMVGIPVLMESGTPVNGSYAELTEVVSYFSAVTLLSVGYGDITPIGIGRWISIIEALVGYLLPAAFVLSTVVETEWKSD; encoded by the coding sequence ATGGATCTTCTTATTGTGGTCTTTGTATTCGTTTCGGTCTTCATTATCGTGCAAAAGAGTCTGGTGTCCTTTTTTCGCCATCCTCGTCATTTACATAAAAAATCACGTAAATTCATTTCTTTTGATGATCTGATGGCTTTATTCATTGTTTATTCAATCATCATCCTCGGATTCGGTGCAATCTATTTCAGTCTTTTGATGGTTGGGATCCCAGTTCTGATGGAAAGTGGGACGCCTGTGAACGGATCGTATGCCGAACTGACTGAGGTGGTATCTTACTTCAGTGCGGTCACACTCCTTTCCGTAGGGTATGGGGATATCACACCGATTGGAATCGGCAGATGGATTTCAATCATCGAAGCATTGGTCGGATACCTTTTACCGGCAGCCTTCGTTCTTTCTACTGTCGTCGAAACGGAGTGGAAATCGGATTAG
- a CDS encoding cob(I)yrinic acid a,c-diamide adenosyltransferase, whose protein sequence is MKIYTKSGDKGTTSLVYGDRVGKNDPRVEAYGTCDEANSMIGLGLSHLQDQNREWKAEFEKVVRRVQTVLFHVGAELATPVDKTVGWTLEESDITYLEQAIDQWDEELTPLKQFVLPGGSKAASAFHVARTVVRRAERQAVGIEKVNPLVLSYLNRLSDFLFVAARYTNQKMNIVEPILHEEE, encoded by the coding sequence ATGAAGATTTATACGAAATCTGGAGATAAGGGCACGACCTCACTCGTATACGGCGATCGTGTCGGGAAGAACGATCCTCGAGTTGAAGCATATGGGACCTGTGACGAAGCCAATTCAATGATAGGGTTAGGCTTAAGCCATTTACAGGACCAGAACAGGGAATGGAAAGCGGAATTTGAAAAAGTCGTCCGCAGGGTCCAGACTGTGCTTTTTCATGTGGGAGCCGAGCTAGCAACTCCAGTAGATAAAACAGTAGGATGGACGTTGGAAGAGAGTGATATCACATACCTTGAACAGGCCATCGACCAGTGGGATGAGGAATTGACACCTTTAAAGCAATTCGTCCTTCCAGGAGGATCAAAAGCCGCTTCAGCTTTTCATGTAGCAAGGACTGTCGTGAGGAGAGCAGAACGTCAGGCGGTGGGAATTGAAAAAGTCAATCCGTTGGTGCTTTCCTATCTGAACCGGCTTTCTGATTTCTTATTCGTTGCAGCCAGGT
- a CDS encoding aromatic acid exporter family protein produces the protein MKFGARILKTGVAISLALYITHWLNLDSAAFAAIAAMFAIQPTIYRSYQTIVEQVQANLIGATLAIIAVQTLGNEPIVIGLIGVLVIAINIKLKIESTIPLAIVTVIILMVNPGDNYLTFAITRFSVIMIGVFCAFLVNLIFLPPKYETRLYHKNVKNMDQIGQWIRLATRNDADRKILKEDLTKINESMIKADNFYLMFKEERSYFKGSDYTKNRRLVLFRNMISTTYKALAILKSLDQHDHKIYQMPETIQKLIQDQLDHLTNYHQKILMKYIGKVRYHSPDDAIHQLEKDEKELTEYFMDLYDHKQVEREQWMNIFPLIGLIIDYNHHLIHLDRLVESFHTYHTSENEVKISDTFPPDE, from the coding sequence ATGAAATTCGGTGCTCGTATTTTAAAAACAGGAGTCGCGATTTCACTAGCATTATATATTACACATTGGTTGAACCTAGATTCAGCGGCCTTTGCTGCCATTGCAGCAATGTTCGCCATCCAGCCGACCATTTATCGTTCTTATCAGACAATCGTTGAACAAGTACAAGCGAATCTGATAGGTGCAACACTCGCGATCATAGCGGTGCAGACACTGGGGAATGAACCTATCGTAATCGGATTGATCGGCGTCCTTGTCATCGCAATCAATATAAAATTGAAAATCGAAAGCACGATTCCGCTGGCGATCGTTACCGTCATCATCTTGATGGTCAACCCGGGGGACAATTACCTTACTTTTGCTATCACACGGTTTTCTGTGATCATGATCGGCGTTTTCTGCGCATTCCTGGTGAATTTGATTTTTCTTCCCCCAAAATATGAAACACGTCTTTACCATAAAAACGTGAAAAATATGGATCAGATTGGTCAGTGGATCCGTCTAGCTACCCGCAACGATGCAGACCGTAAAATTTTGAAAGAAGATCTGACAAAAATCAATGAAAGTATGATAAAAGCAGATAACTTTTACCTTATGTTCAAAGAAGAACGCAGTTATTTCAAAGGTTCTGACTATACGAAGAATCGCAGGCTTGTATTGTTCCGGAATATGATCTCGACAACATACAAAGCGTTAGCGATTTTAAAAAGTCTTGATCAGCATGACCATAAAATCTATCAGATGCCTGAGACCATCCAGAAATTGATTCAGGATCAGCTCGATCATTTGACGAACTATCACCAAAAGATCTTGATGAAATACATCGGGAAAGTTCGTTACCACTCCCCAGATGATGCCATCCATCAATTGGAAAAGGACGAAAAAGAATTGACGGAGTATTTCATGGATCTTTATGACCATAAACAGGTAGAACGAGAACAATGGATGAATATCTTCCCGCTGATCGGTTTGATCATCGATTACAACCATCACCTTATTCATCTGGATCGATTGGTCGAGAGCTTCCACACATACCATACATCAGAAAACGAAGTGAAAATTTCAGATACCTTTCCACCAGACGAATGA
- a CDS encoding daunorubicin ABC transporter permease translates to MGKYIEMIRIRFLMMLAYRTNYYSGIIIYSINIAAYYFLWSAIYGGKEDIQGLSVIQMTTYIAVAWMARAFYFNNIDREIALEIKEGKVAVELIRPYHYLNMKTMAALGEGIFRLLFFSVPGMFLVSLVFPLQFSANLATWGYFGISILFSFIINTQINLMTGIFTFFIFNNDGLMRAKRVVIDLFSGLILPISFYPGWAQSAMEWFPFMYISYVPSMIFSEGFVGQQVLNALMMQILWCLLLLVPIQILWVLAKKQMIIQGG, encoded by the coding sequence ATGGGTAAGTATATTGAAATGATCCGTATCCGGTTTTTGATGATGCTTGCGTATAGGACGAACTATTACAGCGGTATCATTATTTACAGTATCAACATTGCTGCCTATTACTTTTTATGGAGTGCTATTTATGGCGGTAAAGAGGACATCCAGGGGTTGTCAGTCATACAGATGACCACTTACATAGCCGTCGCATGGATGGCCCGGGCGTTTTATTTTAACAATATCGACCGTGAAATTGCGCTAGAAATAAAGGAGGGGAAAGTCGCTGTCGAATTGATTCGGCCATATCATTATCTCAATATGAAGACGATGGCGGCACTTGGAGAAGGGATTTTCCGATTGCTCTTTTTCTCAGTTCCGGGTATGTTCCTGGTCAGTCTCGTTTTTCCGCTCCAATTTTCTGCAAATCTCGCTACCTGGGGATATTTCGGGATTTCGATCTTATTCAGTTTCATCATAAATACACAAATCAATTTGATGACGGGCATTTTTACTTTCTTCATCTTTAACAATGATGGGTTGATGAGGGCAAAAAGAGTGGTCATTGATCTGTTTTCGGGGTTGATCCTTCCGATCAGTTTCTATCCTGGGTGGGCTCAATCCGCTATGGAATGGTTCCCGTTCATGTACATTTCCTATGTCCCAAGCATGATTTTTTCTGAAGGGTTCGTCGGACAGCAGGTCTTGAACGCCTTGATGATGCAGATCTTATGGTGCTTATTGCTCCTTGTACCGATACAGATCTTATGGGTACTTGCGAAAAAACAAATGATCATACAAGGAGGGTAG
- a CDS encoding hemolysin family protein, with product MVIFKLLSVAILIALTAFFVAAEFAIVKVRSTKIDKLVEDGNKKAVAARKVLDNLDGYLSACQLGITITALGLGWLGEPTVEQILHPVFEEFAISEALASTLSFIIAFSAITFLHVVLGELAPKTIAIQKSEGTSLLLARPLILFYKIMYPFIWVLNGSARLFTRLLGFRQVNEHEVAHSEEELRIILSESYKSGEINKSELHYVNKIFEFDDRTAKEIMVPRTEMVCMFTDEPMEENVSIMSNEKFTRYPVAEGDKDHIIGLVNIKEVFNSLLLKEERPLNEFIRPVLKVIETTPIKTLLVQMQKERVHMMILVDEYGGTAGLVTVEDIIEEIVGEIRDEFDTEEKPQIEKLDRNHAILDGKALISDVNEFFKIEIDDSELDTIGGWLLTQSSDISVDEEYPFEHVTFRIIEADDQQIKRIDAIGH from the coding sequence GTGGTTATCTTCAAGCTCCTATCCGTTGCCATTCTGATTGCGCTCACGGCTTTTTTCGTAGCAGCAGAATTTGCAATTGTGAAAGTACGTTCAACTAAAATCGATAAACTTGTTGAGGATGGAAATAAAAAAGCAGTAGCAGCACGAAAAGTACTCGACAATCTGGATGGGTATTTATCAGCTTGTCAGCTCGGAATCACCATCACGGCTCTCGGACTCGGATGGTTAGGTGAACCGACAGTTGAACAGATCCTCCATCCGGTTTTTGAAGAGTTTGCGATTTCAGAAGCACTCGCAAGTACGCTTTCCTTCATTATTGCGTTTTCAGCGATCACGTTTTTACATGTCGTTTTAGGGGAACTCGCACCGAAGACGATTGCAATCCAGAAATCAGAAGGGACCAGTCTCTTACTCGCAAGGCCGTTGATTTTGTTCTATAAAATCATGTATCCCTTCATCTGGGTATTGAATGGATCGGCTCGACTCTTCACAAGATTGCTTGGATTCAGGCAGGTGAATGAGCATGAAGTAGCCCACTCAGAAGAGGAACTGCGAATCATCCTTTCCGAAAGCTATAAAAGTGGAGAAATCAACAAGTCAGAGCTCCATTACGTCAATAAAATTTTCGAATTCGATGACCGGACTGCCAAAGAGATCATGGTGCCGAGGACAGAAATGGTCTGTATGTTCACCGATGAGCCGATGGAAGAGAACGTTTCAATCATGAGTAATGAAAAGTTCACCCGTTATCCTGTCGCAGAAGGTGATAAAGATCATATCATCGGGCTCGTAAATATAAAAGAAGTCTTCAATTCTTTGCTATTGAAGGAAGAACGTCCGCTTAACGAGTTCATCCGGCCGGTCCTTAAGGTGATTGAGACGACACCGATCAAAACATTGCTCGTCCAGATGCAGAAGGAACGGGTCCATATGATGATACTAGTCGACGAATACGGAGGTACTGCAGGTCTCGTCACAGTTGAAGACATCATTGAAGAGATTGTCGGTGAAATCCGTGATGAATTCGATACAGAGGAAAAGCCCCAGATTGAAAAACTGGACCGTAACCATGCAATCCTTGATGGTAAAGCACTAATTTCTGACGTCAATGAGTTTTTCAAAATCGAAATCGACGACTCAGAACTGGATACGATCGGGGGCTGGCTATTGACACAAAGCTCAGACATTTCCGTAGACGAGGAATATCCTTTCGAACATGTGACATTTAGAATCATCGAAGCAGATGACCAACAAATCAAACGTATTGATGCAATCGGCCATTAG
- a CDS encoding D-2-hydroxyacid dehydrogenase, which yields MFIVSSAKVRYSIQDDMKEKYPDIQFQFCQNIKEAEEYLPDADILLTYGEDLTPEIIQKAKQLKWINVMSAGLDKMPFEAIKSKDLLVTNARGIHKIPMAEYTIGMMLQVIRNFSLIKENQKNKVWERKFQVGELYGKTLGVLGAGAIGSEIARLAKAFNMHTVGLNRSGRPVDHFDEMVTFDQLVVLLRKADFVVSVLPKTDETHAFLKKVHFETMQEHSIFINIGRGTTVDQQGLIQALQENQIAHAVLDVMEKEPLPEDNVLWEMENVTITPHLSGITPLYQRRAFDQFEENLKVFRQGEGEYLNKIDLSRGY from the coding sequence ATGTTCATAGTATCTTCAGCAAAAGTACGCTATTCGATCCAGGACGATATGAAGGAAAAATATCCAGATATCCAATTCCAGTTCTGCCAAAACATAAAGGAAGCGGAAGAGTATTTGCCTGATGCAGATATTCTGCTTACATATGGAGAAGATTTAACACCTGAAATCATTCAAAAAGCCAAACAGTTGAAATGGATCAATGTCATGTCAGCTGGACTTGATAAAATGCCGTTCGAAGCAATCAAGTCAAAGGACCTACTTGTTACAAACGCAAGAGGCATTCATAAAATACCCATGGCTGAATATACAATCGGTATGATGCTTCAAGTGATTCGTAACTTCTCGTTAATCAAGGAAAATCAAAAGAATAAAGTTTGGGAACGTAAATTCCAAGTCGGGGAGTTATATGGTAAAACGCTCGGCGTATTGGGAGCGGGTGCAATCGGTTCTGAAATTGCACGATTAGCAAAAGCCTTCAATATGCATACAGTCGGACTGAACCGCAGTGGCCGCCCGGTGGATCACTTCGATGAAATGGTCACCTTCGATCAGCTGGTTGTCCTTTTACGTAAGGCTGATTTCGTTGTATCTGTCTTACCGAAAACCGATGAAACACACGCCTTTTTAAAGAAGGTACATTTTGAAACAATGCAGGAGCATTCCATATTCATAAACATAGGGAGAGGGACAACAGTTGATCAGCAAGGTTTAATCCAGGCCCTCCAAGAAAATCAGATTGCACATGCAGTTCTTGATGTGATGGAAAAAGAGCCCCTGCCGGAGGATAATGTACTATGGGAAATGGAGAATGTAACGATCACGCCACACCTTTCAGGTATCACACCTCTTTATCAGCGACGCGCCTTTGATCAATTCGAAGAAAATCTTAAGGTTTTTCGACAAGGTGAAGGGGAGTATCTAAATAAAATCGATCTCAGCAGGGGGTATTGA
- a CDS encoding glutamate-1-semialdehyde 2,1-aminomutase codes for MNRENSERLYEDALEHIVGGVNSPSRSYKAVGGGAPVFMEKAKGAHFWDVDGNKYIDYLAAYGPIITGHAHPHITKAITHAAENGVLYGTPTSLENQFSKMLKEAIPSLEKVRFVNSGTEAVMTTIRVARAYTGRDKIIKFAGCYHGHSDLVLVAAGSGPSTLGTPDSAGVPKSIAQEVITVPFNDIDSFKEAIDKWGHEVAGILVEPIVGNFGIVEPKPGFLEAVNEIAHKAGSLVIYDEVITAFRFMYGGAQNLLNVEPDMTALGKIIGGGLPIGAYGGKQEIMEKVAPLGPAYQAGTMAGNPASISAGIACLEVLQQEGVYEHLDTLGEKLEAGIRKLAKQYSVPLSLNRLKGALTLYFGSEKEVTNYEQAEKSDGELFAKFFKLMLEQGINLAPSKYEAWFLTTEHTDKDIEETLEAVEKAFQKL; via the coding sequence ATGAATAGAGAGAATTCGGAGAGGTTGTATGAGGATGCACTTGAACACATTGTTGGAGGGGTGAACAGTCCTTCACGTTCGTACAAAGCTGTCGGCGGTGGAGCTCCAGTGTTTATGGAGAAAGCGAAAGGCGCTCATTTTTGGGATGTGGACGGCAACAAATACATCGACTATCTTGCTGCTTACGGTCCGATCATCACCGGCCACGCTCACCCGCACATCACCAAAGCGATCACGCATGCAGCGGAAAACGGGGTCTTATATGGGACACCGACCAGCCTTGAAAATCAATTCTCAAAAATGCTGAAAGAAGCGATTCCTTCCTTAGAAAAAGTCCGGTTTGTCAACTCAGGGACTGAAGCAGTCATGACGACGATCCGTGTTGCAAGAGCATATACTGGCCGTGATAAGATCATCAAATTTGCTGGCTGTTACCACGGACACTCTGATCTTGTCCTTGTTGCCGCTGGGTCCGGTCCATCCACTCTCGGTACACCAGATTCAGCAGGTGTTCCAAAGAGCATTGCGCAAGAGGTCATCACAGTTCCGTTCAATGACATTGACTCCTTTAAAGAAGCGATTGATAAATGGGGTCATGAAGTGGCAGGTATTCTCGTGGAACCGATTGTAGGGAACTTCGGGATTGTCGAACCGAAACCAGGTTTTTTAGAAGCAGTAAACGAAATCGCTCATAAAGCCGGTTCGCTCGTCATCTATGATGAAGTAATCACTGCATTCCGTTTCATGTACGGCGGTGCCCAGAATCTATTGAATGTCGAACCAGACATGACTGCTCTTGGAAAAATTATTGGGGGGGGACTTCCGATTGGAGCTTATGGTGGTAAGCAAGAAATCATGGAAAAAGTCGCACCCCTTGGCCCGGCCTATCAAGCTGGTACAATGGCTGGAAATCCTGCATCGATTTCAGCAGGGATTGCTTGCCTTGAAGTCTTGCAGCAAGAAGGCGTATACGAACATCTCGATACGCTTGGAGAAAAGCTTGAAGCTGGAATCCGAAAGCTTGCAAAGCAATATTCCGTACCTTTGTCGCTTAACCGGTTGAAAGGCGCCCTCACCCTTTACTTCGGTTCAGAAAAAGAAGTAACCAACTATGAACAAGCAGAAAAAAGTGATGGAGAACTATTTGCGAAGTTCTTTAAACTGATGCTTGAGCAAGGCATTAACCTGGCTCCGTCAAAATATGAAGCCTGGTTCCTCACGACAGAACATACAGATAAAGATATTGAAGAAACATTAGAGGCAGTCGAAAAAGCCTTTCAAAAGCTATAA